A DNA window from Ornithobacterium rhinotracheale DSM 15997 contains the following coding sequences:
- a CDS encoding Glu/Leu/Phe/Val family dehydrogenase: MSNDNSTKKRTGMYENVMHEFNKAADKMQLDPGIRKILGTTQNEIVVHFPVRMDNGEIEVLTGYRVQHNNALGPYKGGLRYHPTVDIDAARALATWMTWKTALAGLPYGGGKGGIQIDPKKYSQAELERITRRFTYALGDNIGPNYDIPAPDVNTNAQIMAWIADTYSSGRAPNQRSANIHVVTGKPVGFGGLAGRDRATGYGVVTNIKKWAEKENVDLKGKKFVVQGFGNVGYWTAHFMKKEGAILIAVQDHTGSIYNENGIDPEALLAHAKENQGGIKGFGGAEELENEKFFSTPCDILIPAALGNQITVDNADGIQTTLIAEGANGPTDSAAEEILLKKGITIIPDILCNGGGVIGSYFEWLQNKRAEIWKIEKVLEQLKDKVETAFDKVVDAKEKYDTDYRTAAYIVALERIAEVYRERGVFP; encoded by the coding sequence ATGAGTAACGATAATTCAACTAAGAAAAGAACTGGCATGTACGAAAATGTAATGCACGAGTTCAACAAGGCTGCAGACAAGATGCAGCTGGATCCAGGAATAAGAAAAATTCTTGGAACTACACAAAACGAAATTGTAGTGCATTTCCCAGTAAGAATGGATAATGGAGAAATTGAAGTTTTGACAGGTTATCGCGTTCAGCACAACAATGCTTTAGGACCTTACAAAGGAGGTTTGCGTTATCACCCAACAGTAGATATTGATGCAGCTCGCGCTCTAGCTACTTGGATGACATGGAAAACTGCACTTGCAGGATTGCCTTATGGTGGAGGTAAAGGAGGTATCCAGATCGATCCTAAAAAATATTCACAAGCAGAGCTTGAGAGAATCACTCGTCGTTTTACCTATGCATTAGGAGACAACATTGGGCCTAATTATGATATTCCTGCACCAGATGTAAATACAAATGCCCAAATCATGGCTTGGATTGCAGATACCTATTCATCTGGTAGAGCACCAAACCAGCGTTCGGCAAACATCCATGTAGTAACTGGAAAACCAGTAGGATTTGGCGGATTGGCAGGTAGAGACCGTGCAACTGGTTATGGAGTTGTTACCAATATTAAAAAATGGGCAGAAAAAGAAAATGTAGATCTAAAAGGTAAAAAATTCGTAGTTCAAGGATTCGGTAATGTAGGATATTGGACAGCTCATTTCATGAAGAAAGAAGGTGCAATTCTTATCGCTGTACAAGACCACACAGGAAGTATCTATAACGAAAATGGAATTGACCCTGAAGCTCTTTTAGCTCATGCAAAAGAAAATCAAGGGGGAATCAAAGGATTTGGCGGTGCAGAGGAATTGGAGAACGAAAAATTCTTCTCTACTCCGTGTGATATCCTAATTCCAGCAGCTCTTGGAAACCAAATTACAGTAGATAATGCAGACGGAATTCAAACTACTTTGATTGCAGAAGGTGCTAATGGACCAACTGATTCTGCCGCAGAAGAAATCTTACTTAAAAAAGGAATCACCATTATCCCAGACATTTTGTGTAACGGTGGAGGTGTAATTGGTTCTTACTTTGAGTGGTTGCAAAACAAGCGTGCTGAGATTTGGAAAATCGAAAAAGTGCTAGAGCAATTGAAAGATAAAGTGGAAACTGCTTTTGATAAAGTAGTGGATGCTAAGGAAAAATATGACACCGATTATAGAACAGCTGCTTACATTGTAGCGCTAGAAAGAATTGCAGAGGTGTACAGAGAGAGAGGTGTATTCCCTTAA
- a CDS encoding Mom family adenine methylcarbamoylation protein: MKRIVVQSSKMGNLVIKLISKQKARELIIENHYSHKMGANHGLFNYGIFREGAESENECLGVAVYGYMMHPKAKHFTHPNPKAMMLELNRMWISDELGKNAETILISRSLKLLKLDCPNCVAVQSFADGRLGCGTIYKAANFRFFGSHKTAFYKNKRTGEINHHMNLTRMDSKSMYLRNNIAYLLGDLEAFEVDTYRYIFPLCKKFKYNKQEKAYPKYQKGATPIHINRDKKQIKERIKKFLDEI; this comes from the coding sequence ATGAAAAGGATTGTTGTACAAAGTAGCAAAATGGGTAATTTAGTTATAAAGCTAATATCCAAGCAAAAGGCAAGAGAATTAATTATTGAAAATCATTACAGCCACAAAATGGGCGCAAATCATGGTCTGTTTAATTATGGCATTTTTAGAGAGGGGGCTGAAAGTGAAAATGAATGCTTAGGTGTAGCTGTTTACGGCTATATGATGCACCCAAAAGCTAAACATTTTACGCATCCAAATCCAAAAGCAATGATGCTAGAGTTAAATAGAATGTGGATAAGTGATGAGCTTGGAAAGAATGCAGAGACTATACTTATAAGTAGATCACTCAAGTTATTAAAGTTGGATTGCCCCAATTGCGTGGCGGTTCAAAGCTTTGCAGATGGTCGTTTAGGCTGTGGAACCATATACAAGGCAGCTAACTTTAGATTCTTTGGTAGCCACAAAACTGCCTTTTATAAGAATAAACGCACAGGTGAAATCAATCACCACATGAACCTCACTCGCATGGATAGCAAATCAATGTATTTACGCAATAATATAGCCTATCTTTTGGGTGATTTGGAAGCCTTCGAAGTTGATACCTATCGCTATATATTTCCATTGTGCAAGAAATTTAAATATAACAAGCAAGAAAAAGCTTATCCCAAATATCAAAAAGGCGCTACGCCCATACATATTAATAGGGATAAAAAGCAAATAAAAGAGCGCATCAAGAAGTTTTTAGATGAGATATAA
- a CDS encoding YcbK family protein, producing MKLSKDFDLKEFECHDGSTTPAFALKNLRELASNLQELRNYLGKPIIVNSGYRSVAHNRKIGGKVNSQHLQGKAADIRVEGVTPEKLASTIERLIFNGKMKQGGLGIYLTFVHYDIRGIKARWKG from the coding sequence ATGAAACTAAGTAAAGATTTTGATTTAAAAGAATTTGAGTGCCACGACGGAAGCACGACACCAGCGTTTGCGCTCAAAAACTTGCGTGAGCTAGCGAGTAATTTACAAGAACTACGCAATTATTTAGGCAAGCCTATTATCGTAAATTCTGGTTACCGAAGTGTAGCACATAACCGCAAGATAGGCGGCAAAGTAAATAGTCAGCATTTGCAAGGAAAGGCAGCGGATATTCGCGTGGAGGGCGTAACGCCTGAAAAACTAGCCTCAACCATTGAAAGGTTAATTTTCAACGGAAAAATGAAACAGGGAGGACTAGGCATTTACCTTACTTTTGTGCATTATGATATAAGAGGAATCAAGGCAAGATGGAAAGGATGA